CGGTCGCCCGTTCGTCGCGGGCGGCGCCGTCGCCACCCTTCTGCTGAGGAAGCTGTCACCTCGGCTCGGCCTGCTGGCCGGCCTGGGCACGCTGGCGACGGCAGCCTTCTTCCGGGAGCCCCGTCGCGTCCCACCGCAGCGCGACGACCTCGTCCTCGCGGCCGCCGACGGGCTGGTGTCGCTGATCGAGGAGGCGACCCCGCCCCCCGAGCTCGGCCTCCCCGACCGCCCGCTGACCCGTGTCAGCGTGTTCCTGTCCGTGTTCGACGTTCACGTCCAGCGCACACCCGTGCGCGGTACCGTCGAGAAAGTGGCCTACCGGCCCGGCAAGTTCCTCTCCGCCGACCTCGACAAGGCCAGCGAGGACAACGAACGCAACTCCGTGTTGCTGCGGATGGCCGACGGGCGCCGGCTCGTCGTGACCCAGATCGCTGGGCTTGTGGCACGGCGTATCGTCTGCGAGGTCGGTGAGGGCGATCACGTCGAGGCCGGTGCGACCTACGGGCTCATCCGGTTCGGCTCGCGGGTGGACACCTACCTGCCGCCCGGAAGCCGGGTGCTGGTCTCGAAGGGCCAGCGCACGATCGGCGGCGAGACCCCCCTCGCCGCGTTATGACGCAGTGAAGGACTGATAGATGTCCCGGACCACACCCGGTGTCAGGCTCCTGCCGAACGCCATCACGGTGCTGGCCCTGTGCGCGGGGTTGTCCGCCGTGCAGTTCGCCCTCGGCGGCCGGTACGGACTCGCGATCGGCGCCATCGGCATCGCGGCGATACTCGACAGCCTGGACGGTCGGATCGCGCGGCTGCTCGACGCGACCTCGAAGATGGGCGCGGAGCTCGACTCCCTGTCGGACGCGATCTCGTTCGGTGTGGCTCCCGCCCTGGTGCTGTACGTGTGGCTGCCCGATCCGGGCAAGTTCGGCTGGGTGGCCGCGCTGATCTTCGCCGTGTGCATGGTGCTGCGGTTGGCGCGGTTCAACACGCTGCTGGACGACACCGAGCAGCCGCCGTACGCGAGCGAATTCTTCGTCGGGGTCCCCGCCCCGGCCGGCGGGTTGCTCGCCCTGATGCCGGTGATGGCCACGCTGGAGTTCGGCACCGGCTGGTGGTCGAGCGCACCGGTGGTCTGGGTGTGGACGGTGGCGATCTCCGCCCTGTGCATCAGCCGCATCCCGACGTTGTCGTTGAAGCGGTTGCGGGTGCCGGCCAGGGCCGTGGCACCGCTGCTGGTGGTGGTGGGGCTCGCCGCCGCGGCGACGATCCAGTACCCGTTGCTCGTCCTGATGAGCGTCCTGCTGCTCTACCTGGTGCACCTGCCGTACGCGGTGCGCCGTTACCAGTGGCTGGCGAAGCATCCGGAGGCCTGGGACGTGCCCCCGAAGGAGCGCAGAGCCATCCGCCGGAACCGCACCCAGCGCCGACTCGGCCTGCGCAAGCCGCAGTTTCGCAAGGTCGCGGGTGCCGCCCGGCGTGCCGTGAAACGCCCCCGCGCGACCACGGCGCACGTGCCCAGGGTCTACCCGCCCGACCCGATCGGCGCCCCGCGCGGCCGCACCGACGACCGCGGGCCGCGCAAACGCAACTGGCGGCGGCGACTCGGCCTCCGCCAGGGCAAGGAGTGACGACCTGAAGCCGGAGAGCATCCGGTCGCGTGGCTAGAGTTAGGGCCGTGACGTCACCACAGCTCTCGCTGACCGTCCGCCACACCACGTCCGCGCTCGACTCCCGCCGGGGTGTCGTGCGACTCCATCCCGAGGTGCTCGACGCCCTCGGACTGCGGGCCTGGGACGCCGTGAAACTCACCGGAGCGCGGGTCAGCGCGGCGCTGGCCGCGGGCGCGCCCGAGGGCTCGGCCCCCGGCGTGGTGCTGGTCGACGACGTCACGATGGCGAACCTCGGGGTCTCGGAGGGCGCGGAGGTCGTCGTCGAGCCGTGCGAGGTGAGCGTGGCCCGCAGCGTCACGGTGGCCGGTTCCAAACTGGCCCGGATGTCGCTGACGCCCCACACGCTGCGGTTGGCGTTGCTGGGCAAGGTCTTCACCGTGGGCGACGCCGTGTCGCTGCTGCCCCAGGACCTCGCGCCGCCTCCGGGGTCGGACGTCTCCGCCGCGCGGGGCGCGCTGTCACGGGCGATCGGGGCGACGTGGACCACCGAACTGCTCACCATCACGGCCACCGATCCCTCGGGCCCCGTGGCCGTGGGGCAGTCGACCGTCGTCTCGTGGCGGGGGAACGCCCCCGAGCCCGCGGAACAGCGGCCGACCGCCACCTCCCGGACCACGGCGGCCACGAACGAGCGGGAGCCCCTCGACGTCGAGGTCGTCGAGGAGGCCGAGGGAGAGGAGGACACTCCCCCGCCCCTCACGGATCTCGCGGGCACCGAGTCCACGGCCCGCACCCTCTCCGAGTGGCTCGACCTCGCGTTCCATCGCCCCGACCTGCTCGACAAGCTCGGCACCTCGCCCCGGCTCGGCGTGCTGTTGTCCGGCCCCGAGGGAGTCGGAAAGGCGACGTTGGTGCGTTCCGTGGCACGCGCCGAGAAGATCAACGTGGTGCCGGTGGAGGCCCCCACCCTCGCGGTGTTGGAGCCCGACGCGGCGGTGGCCCGACTGACCGAGGCCCTGTCGACGGCGGCGAGGAAACAACCGAGCATCCTGCTGCTCACCGACGTCGACACGCTGCTGCCCGCCTCGCAGTCCCCTCCCGTGGCCACCGTGGTGCTCGACCGACTGCGTACCGCCCTCGGCCGCGCCGAGTTCGCCGTGGTGGCCACCACGGCACACCCCGAGTCGGTCGATCCTCGCCTGCGGGCGGTGGACCTGCTGGACCGGGAACTGCGGCTGGGGATGCCGGACGCGCGCACCCGGACGGAACTTCTCCGGGTGCTGTTGCGGGACACCCCGTTGGAGCCCGAGGTCGACCTGGGCGCGGTGGCCGAACGCACCCCCGGATTCGTGGCCGCCGACCTGGTGGCGTTGCGGCGGGACGCCGCTCTGCGCGCGGCCCTGCGGCACACCGACGACGAGGGCGAACCACGCGTGCGGCAGCAGGATCTGTTGGACGCGGTGGAGTCGGTGCGTCCGATCTCCATGTCCACCACCGACACGTTGGCCACCGGTGGCATCACGCTCGACGACGTCGGCGACATGGCGGAGGTCAAGCAGTCGCTGACCGAAGCGGTGTTGTGGCCGTTGCGGTACCCCGACTCGTTCGCGCGGCTCGGAATCGCTCCCCCACGCGGCGTCCTGCTCTACGGCCCTCCCGGCAACGGCAAGACGTTCCTCGTGCGGGCGCTGGCGGGTACCGGCGCGTTGAACGTGTTCTCGGTGAAGGGCGCCGAGCTGCTGGACAAGTGGGTCGGCGAGTCGGAACGCGCCGTCCGCGAGTTGTTCCGCCGGGCCGCCGAAGCCGCTCCCGCGCTGATCTTCCTGGACGAGGTGGACGCGCTGGCGCCCCGGCGCGGTCAGTCGAGCGACTCCGGCGCCTCCGACCGGGTCGTCGCCGCTCTGCTGACCGAGCTCGACGGCGTGGAGCCGTTGCGGGACGTCGTGGTGGTGGGTGCCACCAACCGCCCCGAACTGGTCGATCCCGCGCTGCTGCGACCGGGCAGGCTCGAACGGCTCATCTACGTACCGCCGCCGGACGCCGAGGCCCGTGCCGCGATCCTGCGGGCCGGTGCCCGCAACACTCCCCTGGCCTCGGACGTCGATCTCGACGAACTCGCCACCCAGCTCGACGGGTACTCGGCGGCCGACTGCGCCGCGCTGATCCGGGAGGCCGCACTGAGCGCCATGCGGGAGTCCCTGGAGGCCACCGAGGTGACCGCGCGGCATCTGGAGAAGGCCCGCGAGACCGTGCGGCCGTCGCTCGACCCCGCGCAGCTCGCGGCGCTGGAGGCCTACGCTCGCTCGCGCTGACCGCGAGGGGTCACTTCCGGGTGTCGGGCCCCGTGTAGTCCCGCGTGACGATCATGATGATGCCGGGGCTGGCGTCGGCGATGCCCTCGAAGCGGGGCTCGACGCGCATGCCGAAGGTCTCGCCGAGCGACTGCGCGATGGGCTCCTCGGGGGTGCCCGGCCGGTAGTAGATGGTGCTCACGGGGATGACGCCCTCGGAGTAGTTGCCGGTCTCGACGACGTCCCAGCCGAGCGCGCGCAGGTCGTCGCTCGCGTCCGCGGCCAGCCCCTTGATGGTGCTGTTGTTGTAGACCCGCACCGGCACAGAGTCATCGGAGATCGGCTGGTCCTCGACCTCACCGTCGTCGGAGCCGTCGGCGTCCGTGGAGTCGGCTGAGTCCGAGTTCTCGGAGTCGGGGTCCGCGTCGCCGGCTTCGTCACCCGTGTCGTCGCTCTCCTTCGGTGAGGAGTCCCCGGACTTCTCGCGATCCTTCTCGCCACGGGTCGGCTCGGCGGACGAGGTGGCGGCGACGTGGTCGGGTTCGTCGTCGCCCGAGACGAGCGTGATACCCCCGATGGCGGCCGCGACGACGGCGACCGCGAGCAACCCCAATCCGGTGGCCCGCATGGGCCTCGACACCCCATCGAAGATGCTCATGGCAGTTCAATCCCCAACCGCCGTGCCGCGCGGGTGCGCTGCCGGGAGGCTCGCACCTTCCGAAGCCGCTTCACCAGCATCGGGTCCGCACGCACGGCTTCCTGCTTGTCGATGAGCTTGTTCAGGATTTGGTAGTAGCGCGTGGGTGACACGCCGAACTGGTCGCGGATCGCCTGCTCCTTGGCACCCGCGTACTTCCACCACTGGCGCTCGAACGCGAGGACGTCCAGCTCTCGCTGGGTCAGTCCGACCTCGGGTTCGGCGGACCCGCCCTGCGAGGACGGTCGGCCATCCGGGGCCGGCGACTCCGCGGCGTCCATCTGGCTCCTCGTCGGCTCGGGTGAATCACCTGCTGCTTCCAACGTGCCATTAGATCACGAGTGACCCGCCTACGCGGGTAGCACGCCCGGCGCGTCAGGATGGTGAGGACCGCTAGGATGACGAGGCGTGACCGTTCACGCCATTCGCATCGCAGGCGACCCCGTCCTGCACCGGCCCACCCGCGAGGTCTCCACCTACGACGACGAGTTGGCCACGCTCGTCGACGACATGTTCGAGACGATGTACGCGGCGGAGGGCGTGGGCCTCGCCGCCAATCAGATCGGCGTGGACCTGCGTGTCTTCGTGTACGACTGCCCCGACGACGACGGGGTGCGACACAAGGGCGTCGTGGTCAACCCGAAGCTGACCACCTCCGAGATCCCGGAGACGATGCCCGACCCCGACGACGACTGGGAAGGGTGCCTGTCGGTGCCCGGCGAGTCGTATCCCACCGGCCGTGCCTCGTGGGCGAAGGTGACGGGCTTCGACGTCGAGGGCAACCCCATCGAGGTGGAGGGCACGGGCTTCTTCGCACGCTGTCTGCAGCACGAGACCGACCACCTCGACGGCTACATCTACCTCGACCGGCTGGTGGGCAGGCACGCCCGCGCCGCGAAGAAGATGCTCAAGGCCAACAAGTGGGGCGTGCCCGGCAACAGCTGGCTGCCCGGCGCCGAGGACTGAGCACGGCTTCTTCAGCCGACGGCGAACGCGGGATGCCCGGCGGGCTTCCCGGCGCACAATGACGAGGACAGGTCCGACGACACCCTCCGGACGGAGGAGGCGACCGTGTCCGACATCGACGACTTCCCCGACGCCAAAGGCACCGACGCGCTGGACGCCTACTCGCGGGTGGTGAGTTCGGTCGCGCGTTCGACGACCCCGCACGTCGCCAGTGTGCGGCTGGCTCGCGGGGGCGGTTCGGCGGTGGTGTACGCCGACGACGGCTACCTGCTCACCAACGCGCACGTGGTCGGCGGGTCCCGCCACGGCACGGCGACGTTCTCCGACGGTACCGAGACGGATTTCGACGTCGTGGGAGCCGATCCGCTGTCCGACCTGGCCGTGCTGCGGGTACGTGGCGGGGAGGCGCCGACAGCGGCCCGCTTCGGCGACGCCGACGACCTCGTGGTGGGACAACTCGTGGTGGCGGTCGGCAGTCCCCTCGGCTTCTCCGGGTCGGTCACGGCGGGTGTGGTGAGCGCGCTCGGCCGGGCAATCCCCATCCAGCAGGGCCGGGCCGCGCGGGTGATCGAGGACGTCATCCAGACCGACGCCGCGCTCAACCCCGGCAACTCCGGTGGTGCGCTCGCCGACGCCTCCGGGCGGGTCATCGGGATCAACACGGCGGTCGCGGGAATCGGGCTCGGTCTCGCCGTGCCCGTGAACTCCACCACGCGCAGAATCATCGACACGCTGCTCGTCGAGGGCCGGGTGCGCCGCGCCTACCTCGGGATCGTCGGGGTGCCCGCCCCGCTGCCCGACGACATGGCGGCACGCACCGGGCAGTCCTCGGGGCTTCGGGTCGTCGAGGTGATCGGGGGCGGTCCCGCCCACCGAGCGGGCATCCGGCCCGGCGATCTCGTGCTCACGGTCGCCCGCGAACCGGTGTCGGACGCGCAAGGCATCCAACGGCAACTGTTCGCCGAGGTGATCGGAACTCGACTGCCGGTGACCGTGCTGCGCAACGGCGCGATGGTCGACGTCTTCGCCGTCCCCACCGAGCTGGTGGGTTGAGTTGCACCTCGCCCGCATGGCATGGTCGTGGGGACAACTGAACGATGTCGCGGGAGCTCGCGCCTTGGCGGGCTGAGAGGGCGGCTGGTGTCCGTTCGCCGGGACCCGGTGCCGCCGACCGCATGAACCTGACCGGGTAATGCCGGCGTAGGGAGTGAGTTCTTTGACGGCGCAGCGTGCCGAAGTCAGCCCCACCATCACCACCGGGCCCATCACCGGATCACGCAAGGTCTACCACTCGACGGTCTCCGGGCTTCGGGTTCCGGCTCGGCGGATCGAACTCTCCAACGGGGATCACTTCGACGTCTACGACACCTCCGGCCCCTACACGGACCTAGAGGCCACTGTGGACGTCCATAAAGGATTACCTCGCCTTCGCCAGCCGTGGCACGAAGGAAAGGAACACAACACCCAGCTCGGCTGGGCGAAGGCCGGTGTGATCACCCCCGAGATGGAGTTCGTCGCGGCCAGGGAACGGGTCGATCCCGAGTTCGTGCGGGCGGAGGTGGCGCGTGGGCGCGCCGTGATACCGGCCAACCGCAGACATCCCGAGTCCGAACCGATGATCATCGGGAAGAACTTCCTGGTGAAGGTCAACGCCAACCTGGGCAACTCCGCCGTGTGGTCGTCGGTGGAGGAGGAGGTCGAGAAGATGGTGTGGGCCACCCGCTGGGGGGCCGACACGGTGATGGACCTCTCCACGGGCAAGCGCATCCACGAGACTCGGGAGTGGATCATCCGCAACTCCCCCGTTCCCGTCGGAACCGTGCCCATCTACCAGGCGTTGGAGAAGGTCGG
The window above is part of the Saccharomonospora glauca K62 genome. Proteins encoded here:
- a CDS encoding peptide deformylase codes for the protein MTVHAIRIAGDPVLHRPTREVSTYDDELATLVDDMFETMYAAEGVGLAANQIGVDLRVFVYDCPDDDGVRHKGVVVNPKLTTSEIPETMPDPDDDWEGCLSVPGESYPTGRASWAKVTGFDVEGNPIEVEGTGFFARCLQHETDHLDGYIYLDRLVGRHARAAKKMLKANKWGVPGNSWLPGAED
- a CDS encoding LytR C-terminal domain-containing protein, which translates into the protein MSIFDGVSRPMRATGLGLLAVAVVAAAIGGITLVSGDDEPDHVAATSSAEPTRGEKDREKSGDSSPKESDDTGDEAGDADPDSENSDSADSTDADGSDDGEVEDQPISDDSVPVRVYNNSTIKGLAADASDDLRALGWDVVETGNYSEGVIPVSTIYYRPGTPEEPIAQSLGETFGMRVEPRFEGIADASPGIIMIVTRDYTGPDTRK
- a CDS encoding S1C family serine protease translates to MSDIDDFPDAKGTDALDAYSRVVSSVARSTTPHVASVRLARGGGSAVVYADDGYLLTNAHVVGGSRHGTATFSDGTETDFDVVGADPLSDLAVLRVRGGEAPTAARFGDADDLVVGQLVVAVGSPLGFSGSVTAGVVSALGRAIPIQQGRAARVIEDVIQTDAALNPGNSGGALADASGRVIGINTAVAGIGLGLAVPVNSTTRRIIDTLLVEGRVRRAYLGIVGVPAPLPDDMAARTGQSSGLRVVEVIGGGPAHRAGIRPGDLVLTVAREPVSDAQGIQRQLFAEVIGTRLPVTVLRNGAMVDVFAVPTELVG
- a CDS encoding DUF3263 domain-containing protein — encoded protein: MDAAESPAPDGRPSSQGGSAEPEVGLTQRELDVLAFERQWWKYAGAKEQAIRDQFGVSPTRYYQILNKLIDKQEAVRADPMLVKRLRKVRASRQRTRAARRLGIELP
- a CDS encoding CDP-alcohol phosphatidyltransferase family protein, with translation MSRTTPGVRLLPNAITVLALCAGLSAVQFALGGRYGLAIGAIGIAAILDSLDGRIARLLDATSKMGAELDSLSDAISFGVAPALVLYVWLPDPGKFGWVAALIFAVCMVLRLARFNTLLDDTEQPPYASEFFVGVPAPAGGLLALMPVMATLEFGTGWWSSAPVVWVWTVAISALCISRIPTLSLKRLRVPARAVAPLLVVVGLAAAATIQYPLLVLMSVLLLYLVHLPYAVRRYQWLAKHPEAWDVPPKERRAIRRNRTQRRLGLRKPQFRKVAGAARRAVKRPRATTAHVPRVYPPDPIGAPRGRTDDRGPRKRNWRRRLGLRQGKE
- a CDS encoding AAA family ATPase, giving the protein MTSPQLSLTVRHTTSALDSRRGVVRLHPEVLDALGLRAWDAVKLTGARVSAALAAGAPEGSAPGVVLVDDVTMANLGVSEGAEVVVEPCEVSVARSVTVAGSKLARMSLTPHTLRLALLGKVFTVGDAVSLLPQDLAPPPGSDVSAARGALSRAIGATWTTELLTITATDPSGPVAVGQSTVVSWRGNAPEPAEQRPTATSRTTAATNEREPLDVEVVEEAEGEEDTPPPLTDLAGTESTARTLSEWLDLAFHRPDLLDKLGTSPRLGVLLSGPEGVGKATLVRSVARAEKINVVPVEAPTLAVLEPDAAVARLTEALSTAARKQPSILLLTDVDTLLPASQSPPVATVVLDRLRTALGRAEFAVVATTAHPESVDPRLRAVDLLDRELRLGMPDARTRTELLRVLLRDTPLEPEVDLGAVAERTPGFVAADLVALRRDAALRAALRHTDDEGEPRVRQQDLLDAVESVRPISMSTTDTLATGGITLDDVGDMAEVKQSLTEAVLWPLRYPDSFARLGIAPPRGVLLYGPPGNGKTFLVRALAGTGALNVFSVKGAELLDKWVGESERAVRELFRRAAEAAPALIFLDEVDALAPRRGQSSDSGASDRVVAALLTELDGVEPLRDVVVVGATNRPELVDPALLRPGRLERLIYVPPPDAEARAAILRAGARNTPLASDVDLDELATQLDGYSAADCAALIREAALSAMRESLEATEVTARHLEKARETVRPSLDPAQLAALEAYARSR
- a CDS encoding phosphatidylserine decarboxylase; its protein translation is MSANPLGHAVRLVRETLPPMHPAGRPFVAGGAVATLLLRKLSPRLGLLAGLGTLATAAFFREPRRVPPQRDDLVLAAADGLVSLIEEATPPPELGLPDRPLTRVSVFLSVFDVHVQRTPVRGTVEKVAYRPGKFLSADLDKASEDNERNSVLLRMADGRRLVVTQIAGLVARRIVCEVGEGDHVEAGATYGLIRFGSRVDTYLPPGSRVLVSKGQRTIGGETPLAAL